From a single Drosophila sulfurigaster albostrigata strain 15112-1811.04 chromosome 3, ASM2355843v2, whole genome shotgun sequence genomic region:
- the LOC133843700 gene encoding peroxisomal ATPase PEX1 isoform X2 — MFKRTFKVVYRPIRNNFLLLPEQYYGVVSTYDTGCLSLQYNGRVHYASWAPQAGGGGIKDTEIGINARAAKELGLHENDLVKCALIADVLNLRSVHVTPVSAKDWEIIELSTEKISGSVLEQTRIVNSSQILLVWINKSMQVALTVDRLKPHMGYGRIDHNTELVVAPNLYKGLTNGNATSIVNGNEEESTKLSRSKTSAQVRDDLVTTPGLAHSATMSNVKSNLQRNKRQDHMQRLKKDLRRESSGVFEFRVIRGLWHEKAQESDVYIRQSHLPEFMDLEQFYSMKTSSDKEYYVRVRLVSDEDEENDELPATIHPSIELNANLMKLLNIKELERVVLRPKVTVVNFVEKIELFAHKKTHYKIMENAFKRFVIERTQKAPMLFNQEEVVRLEDDLLVTVGILPEHFRYCVVDAQFLKESKIYAADLVRPVNEIIKEKPAAITPLSVKDLIRLPEYDKIVDQVVSELRMNLCLNAQNSVLRQGNVLLTGAAGTGKTVLVERILEQLSQQPDYCYFDIFYCSRSKGRKTESIQKDLRNIFTSCLQHAPAIVVLENLDVLAHSAGEQSSQDGEYFNRMADTVHQLIMQYTSSNAIAVIATVNELQTLNKRLSAPRGRHLFQTVARLPSLERTDRETILRELCSHIASRDLDVVKFSNLTEGYRKCDLVQFVERAIFYAYRISKAQPMLTNEQLIDSLEHTNSYCLQGIQSNQKTGAESAANEMSVEELPGLESVVTVLEEVLMWPSMYPTIFNSSPLRNQAGVLLYGPPGTGKTFLVSQLASSWSLRIISVKGPELLAKYIGQSEENVRNLFNRARSAKPCVLFFDEFDSLAPKRGHDSTGVTDRVVNQLLTELDGVEGLQGVTVIAATSRPELLDPALLRSGRIDRLVECPLPDAVARVSIFEALSSTLNLDECVDFDYFAGRTQNYTGADIQSILTSANMAAVKEALAQFGHEIYFCVEY; from the exons ATGTTTAAACGTACGTTCAAAGTGGTTTATCGACCAATTAGAAACAATTTTCTGCTACTGCCGGAACAATATTATGGCGTTGTCTCCACCTAT GATACGGGCTGTCTTAGCCTTCAGTACAATGGACGTGTGCACTATGCATCGTGGGCACCGCAGGCGGGCGGCGGTGGCATCAAAGACACTGAAATTGGGATCAATGCCAGGGCGGCCAAGGAGCTCG GTCTGCATGAAAATGACTTGGTCAAGTGCGCCCTCATCGCTGACGTCCTAAATCTGCGCAGCGTTCACGTCACTCCCGTCTCGGCCAAAGATTGGGAGATCATT GAACTAAGCACTGAGAAGATCTCTGGCAGCGTTCTGGAGCAGACACGCATTGTGAACTCGTCGCAGATTTTGCTTGTTTGGATTAACAAGTCGATGCAAGTGGCGCTGACAGTGG ATCGCTTGAAGCCACACATGGGTTATGGACGCATTGATCACAATACTGAGCTGGTGGTGGCTCCCAATCTGTACAAAGGACTGACCAATGGCAATGCAACTTCCATTGTCAATGGCAACGAAGAAGAGAGTACCAAGCTTTCGCGTAGTAAAACCAGCGCTCAAGTGCGTGATGATTTGGTGACGACTCCAGGGCTTGCACACTCCGCAACAATGAGCAACGTGAAGAGTAATCTGCAGCGCAACAAGCGACAGGATCATATGCAACGCTTGAAGAAGGATTTGCGACGCGAGAGCTCAGGCGTGTTTGAGTTTCGTGTGATACGCGGATTGTGGCACGAGAAGGCACAGGAATCGGATGTTTACATTCGACAGTCGCATTTGCCGGAGTTCATGGATCTGGAGCAGTTCTACAGCATGAAGACATCTTCCGATAAGGAGTACTATGTGCGAGTGCGTCTCGTAAGCGATGAGGATGAAGAGAACGATGAATTGCCGGCCACCATTCATCCCTCGATTGAGCTGAATGCGAATTTAATGAAGCTGCTGAACATCAAGGAGTTGGAGCGTGTTGTGCTGCGTCCCAAGGTGACTGTGGTTAATTTCGTGGAGAAGATCGAGCTGTTTGCGCACAAGAAGACGCACTACAAGATCATGGAGAATGCATTTAAGCGTTTTGTGATTGAGCGCACACAAAAGGCGCCCATGTTGTTTAACCAGGAGGAAGTGGTTCGTCTTGAGGATGATCTGCTCGTCACCGTGGGCATTTTACCCGAACATTTTCGCTATTGTGTGGTGGATGCACAATTCCTGAAAGAGTCGAAAATCTATGCTGCCGATCTAGTGCGTCCCGTTAATGAGATCATCAAGGAAAAACCAGCTGCAATAACGCCACTGAGTGTCAAGGATCTCATACGACTGCCCGAGTATGATAAGATTGTCGATCAAGTGGTCAGCGAGTTGCGCATGAATCTGTGTCTTAACGCACAGAATTCTGTGTTGCGTCAGGGAAATGTGCTGCTCACAGGTGCCGCTGGCACTGGCAAAACGGTGCTGGTGGAACGCATATTGGAGCAGTTGTCACAACAGCCGGACTATTGCTACTTTGACATCTTCTACTGCTCGCGCAGCAAGGGACGCAAAACGGAATCCATACAGAAGGATTTACGCAACATTTTCACCAGCTGCCTGCAACATGCACCCGCCATCGTTGTCCTCGAGAATCTGGATGTGCTTGCGCATTCTGCTGGCGAACAGTCGAGCCAGGATGGGGAATACTTCAATCGCATGGCGGATACAGTGCATCAATTGATCATGCAGTATACGAGCAGCAATGCCATTGCTGTCATTGCCACCGTCAATGAGCTGCAGACGCTGAATAAGCGTCTGAGTGCACCGCGTGGTCGCCATCTGTTCCAAACGGTTGCCCGACTACCCAGCTTGGAGCGTACCGATCGCGAGACCATCCTGCGTGAGCTGTGTAGTCACATTGCGTCCAGGGATTTGGATGTGGTCAAGTTCTCGAATCTAACCGAGGGCTATCGCAAGTGCGATCTCGTGCAGTTCGTGGAGCGTGCTATCTTCTATGCATATCGCATCA GCAAAGCTCAGCCGATGCTGACCAATGAGCAGCTGATTGACTCGCTGGAGCATACGAATTCCTATTGCCTGCAGGGCATACAAAGCAATCAAAAGACTGGCGCCGAGTCCGCTGCGAATGAGATGAGCGTCGAGGAGCTGCCTGGCCTCGAAAGTGTGGTCACTGTGCTCGAGGAGGTGCTCATGTGGCCCTCAATG TATCCAACAATATTCAACTCATCGCCGCTGCGCAATCAAGCAGGAGTGCTGCTTTATGGTCCGCCTGGCACTGGCAAAACGTTCTTGGTGTCTCAGCTGGCCAGTAGTTGGAGTCTGCGCATCATCTCGGTGAAGGGACCTGAGCTGCTAGCCAAATATATTGGCCAGAGCGAGGAGAACGTGCGCAATCTGTTCAATCGAGCACGCAGCGCCAAACCCTGTGTGCTCTTCTTCGATGAGTTTGACAGCTTGGCACCAAAGCGTGGCCACGACTCCACAGGTGTGACAGATCGTGTGGTCAATCAGCTGCTCACCGAACTCGATGGCGTCGAGGGGCTGCAGGGCGTCACCGTTATAGCGGCCACATCGCGACCCGAACTACTCGATCCAGCGTTGTTGCGTTCGGGTCGCATAGATCGTTTGGTTGAGTGTCCGCTTCCGGATGCGGTGGCTCGTGTGAGCATCTTTGAGGCACTGAGTTCCACATTGAATCTGGATGAATGCGTGGACTTTGATTATTTTGCGGGACGCACACAAAACTATACAGGCGCCGATATACAAAGCATTCTGACCTCGGCAAACATGGCGGCTGTTAAGGAGGCGCTGGCACAATTCGGACATGAG
- the LOC133843700 gene encoding peroxisomal ATPase PEX1 isoform X1 produces MFKRTFKVVYRPIRNNFLLLPEQYYGVVSTYDTGCLSLQYNGRVHYASWAPQAGGGGIKDTEIGINARAAKELGLHENDLVKCALIADVLNLRSVHVTPVSAKDWEIIELSTEKISGSVLEQTRIVNSSQILLVWINKSMQVALTVDRLKPHMGYGRIDHNTELVVAPNLYKGLTNGNATSIVNGNEEESTKLSRSKTSAQVRDDLVTTPGLAHSATMSNVKSNLQRNKRQDHMQRLKKDLRRESSGVFEFRVIRGLWHEKAQESDVYIRQSHLPEFMDLEQFYSMKTSSDKEYYVRVRLVSDEDEENDELPATIHPSIELNANLMKLLNIKELERVVLRPKVTVVNFVEKIELFAHKKTHYKIMENAFKRFVIERTQKAPMLFNQEEVVRLEDDLLVTVGILPEHFRYCVVDAQFLKESKIYAADLVRPVNEIIKEKPAAITPLSVKDLIRLPEYDKIVDQVVSELRMNLCLNAQNSVLRQGNVLLTGAAGTGKTVLVERILEQLSQQPDYCYFDIFYCSRSKGRKTESIQKDLRNIFTSCLQHAPAIVVLENLDVLAHSAGEQSSQDGEYFNRMADTVHQLIMQYTSSNAIAVIATVNELQTLNKRLSAPRGRHLFQTVARLPSLERTDRETILRELCSHIASRDLDVVKFSNLTEGYRKCDLVQFVERAIFYAYRISKAQPMLTNEQLIDSLEHTNSYCLQGIQSNQKTGAESAANEMSVEELPGLESVVTVLEEVLMWPSMYPTIFNSSPLRNQAGVLLYGPPGTGKTFLVSQLASSWSLRIISVKGPELLAKYIGQSEENVRNLFNRARSAKPCVLFFDEFDSLAPKRGHDSTGVTDRVVNQLLTELDGVEGLQGVTVIAATSRPELLDPALLRSGRIDRLVECPLPDAVARVSIFEALSSTLNLDECVDFDYFAGRTQNYTGADIQSILTSANMAAVKEALAQFGHEKLPKKILVKQKHLIESFQTTRPSLSTADVAKYKKTYARFTNKEKGSRDFVAKRATLA; encoded by the exons ATGTTTAAACGTACGTTCAAAGTGGTTTATCGACCAATTAGAAACAATTTTCTGCTACTGCCGGAACAATATTATGGCGTTGTCTCCACCTAT GATACGGGCTGTCTTAGCCTTCAGTACAATGGACGTGTGCACTATGCATCGTGGGCACCGCAGGCGGGCGGCGGTGGCATCAAAGACACTGAAATTGGGATCAATGCCAGGGCGGCCAAGGAGCTCG GTCTGCATGAAAATGACTTGGTCAAGTGCGCCCTCATCGCTGACGTCCTAAATCTGCGCAGCGTTCACGTCACTCCCGTCTCGGCCAAAGATTGGGAGATCATT GAACTAAGCACTGAGAAGATCTCTGGCAGCGTTCTGGAGCAGACACGCATTGTGAACTCGTCGCAGATTTTGCTTGTTTGGATTAACAAGTCGATGCAAGTGGCGCTGACAGTGG ATCGCTTGAAGCCACACATGGGTTATGGACGCATTGATCACAATACTGAGCTGGTGGTGGCTCCCAATCTGTACAAAGGACTGACCAATGGCAATGCAACTTCCATTGTCAATGGCAACGAAGAAGAGAGTACCAAGCTTTCGCGTAGTAAAACCAGCGCTCAAGTGCGTGATGATTTGGTGACGACTCCAGGGCTTGCACACTCCGCAACAATGAGCAACGTGAAGAGTAATCTGCAGCGCAACAAGCGACAGGATCATATGCAACGCTTGAAGAAGGATTTGCGACGCGAGAGCTCAGGCGTGTTTGAGTTTCGTGTGATACGCGGATTGTGGCACGAGAAGGCACAGGAATCGGATGTTTACATTCGACAGTCGCATTTGCCGGAGTTCATGGATCTGGAGCAGTTCTACAGCATGAAGACATCTTCCGATAAGGAGTACTATGTGCGAGTGCGTCTCGTAAGCGATGAGGATGAAGAGAACGATGAATTGCCGGCCACCATTCATCCCTCGATTGAGCTGAATGCGAATTTAATGAAGCTGCTGAACATCAAGGAGTTGGAGCGTGTTGTGCTGCGTCCCAAGGTGACTGTGGTTAATTTCGTGGAGAAGATCGAGCTGTTTGCGCACAAGAAGACGCACTACAAGATCATGGAGAATGCATTTAAGCGTTTTGTGATTGAGCGCACACAAAAGGCGCCCATGTTGTTTAACCAGGAGGAAGTGGTTCGTCTTGAGGATGATCTGCTCGTCACCGTGGGCATTTTACCCGAACATTTTCGCTATTGTGTGGTGGATGCACAATTCCTGAAAGAGTCGAAAATCTATGCTGCCGATCTAGTGCGTCCCGTTAATGAGATCATCAAGGAAAAACCAGCTGCAATAACGCCACTGAGTGTCAAGGATCTCATACGACTGCCCGAGTATGATAAGATTGTCGATCAAGTGGTCAGCGAGTTGCGCATGAATCTGTGTCTTAACGCACAGAATTCTGTGTTGCGTCAGGGAAATGTGCTGCTCACAGGTGCCGCTGGCACTGGCAAAACGGTGCTGGTGGAACGCATATTGGAGCAGTTGTCACAACAGCCGGACTATTGCTACTTTGACATCTTCTACTGCTCGCGCAGCAAGGGACGCAAAACGGAATCCATACAGAAGGATTTACGCAACATTTTCACCAGCTGCCTGCAACATGCACCCGCCATCGTTGTCCTCGAGAATCTGGATGTGCTTGCGCATTCTGCTGGCGAACAGTCGAGCCAGGATGGGGAATACTTCAATCGCATGGCGGATACAGTGCATCAATTGATCATGCAGTATACGAGCAGCAATGCCATTGCTGTCATTGCCACCGTCAATGAGCTGCAGACGCTGAATAAGCGTCTGAGTGCACCGCGTGGTCGCCATCTGTTCCAAACGGTTGCCCGACTACCCAGCTTGGAGCGTACCGATCGCGAGACCATCCTGCGTGAGCTGTGTAGTCACATTGCGTCCAGGGATTTGGATGTGGTCAAGTTCTCGAATCTAACCGAGGGCTATCGCAAGTGCGATCTCGTGCAGTTCGTGGAGCGTGCTATCTTCTATGCATATCGCATCA GCAAAGCTCAGCCGATGCTGACCAATGAGCAGCTGATTGACTCGCTGGAGCATACGAATTCCTATTGCCTGCAGGGCATACAAAGCAATCAAAAGACTGGCGCCGAGTCCGCTGCGAATGAGATGAGCGTCGAGGAGCTGCCTGGCCTCGAAAGTGTGGTCACTGTGCTCGAGGAGGTGCTCATGTGGCCCTCAATG TATCCAACAATATTCAACTCATCGCCGCTGCGCAATCAAGCAGGAGTGCTGCTTTATGGTCCGCCTGGCACTGGCAAAACGTTCTTGGTGTCTCAGCTGGCCAGTAGTTGGAGTCTGCGCATCATCTCGGTGAAGGGACCTGAGCTGCTAGCCAAATATATTGGCCAGAGCGAGGAGAACGTGCGCAATCTGTTCAATCGAGCACGCAGCGCCAAACCCTGTGTGCTCTTCTTCGATGAGTTTGACAGCTTGGCACCAAAGCGTGGCCACGACTCCACAGGTGTGACAGATCGTGTGGTCAATCAGCTGCTCACCGAACTCGATGGCGTCGAGGGGCTGCAGGGCGTCACCGTTATAGCGGCCACATCGCGACCCGAACTACTCGATCCAGCGTTGTTGCGTTCGGGTCGCATAGATCGTTTGGTTGAGTGTCCGCTTCCGGATGCGGTGGCTCGTGTGAGCATCTTTGAGGCACTGAGTTCCACATTGAATCTGGATGAATGCGTGGACTTTGATTATTTTGCGGGACGCACACAAAACTATACAGGCGCCGATATACAAAGCATTCTGACCTCGGCAAACATGGCGGCTGTTAAGGAGGCGCTGGCACAATTCGGACATGAG